TGTTATTAACCTCTCCGTATATAATATTGTTCGTAGAATGCCACAAACATATCCCACCTCCACCACTAGAAGAGTAGTTATTTGTAACAATAAGATTACTCAAAATACCATAATTAAATCTATAAAGATACAAACCTCCCCCTACACCAAAAGGATAAGAATAAGCCCTACCATTCCTCACAACAAAATTACTCAACGATACACCCGAGACATTACTAGCATAAACCACGTGATACAAGTTATTCATACCATCAAGTTCCGAATACCCAATAATACTATTAAAATTGTTATCCCAACCCCCTACTATATTTAGCCCATTATTCGTTATCACCACTCCTATATTACTATTATTAAGACCATTTCCCGGTGTATAAACACCAGCAGATACATATATATTACTCAAACCTAACTGAACTGCCCTCTCTATACCCTTCTGTATGCTCCTCAAAGGTTTAACCCTTGAACCACTATTCGCGTCATTACCCAGAATAGACACATACACAGCATCATCTAGGTATCTCACCACAGTAATATTAGTCTCAAAATTATACATTGCGTCCTGAACCACTATAGTTATACTATTACTACCTCTCGCTAAATTAACTGTATTAGTATTCGTACCAGCAGCAGAAATATGACCACTATGAACACCATTAACATAAATATCACCCCAAACACCTAACGAAAAGTTGGTATCATCCACATAACTAACAACCTGTATCACATCAACATCAAACTCACTGTTATTCGTAGGAGATATTATCCTAACTACCGGCTTTATGTAATCTACTACCAGCGTAACATAATTAGTCGGGCTAGACTTACCACTATCGGATAAAGCAAAATACCTTATCTCATTCGTCCCCATAAAAACATTATTCGTTATCGTCCAATTCACAGTGCTAGCGTTATATACCCTACTAGTAGCCGATACTAAACTGCCATTGGTATAAACCATTAAAACCACATTAGTAACCTCGTATTCCTCACCAACATACGCTTGCCCCTGAAATACTAAAACTTGCCTATTAGTACTCATAATTGAAAAATCAGATAGTGGGGAATTCATACTTATTGACACCAAAGAAGCATCATAAATAACACTAACAGGAGCACCGTAATACTCATTCCCAGCAACATCCCTTTCATACGGAATAAACGTAGTATTAACACCTCCGATAAGAACATTATACACTCTAGTATTACCCAAAAGAATATAATTGTTCGTTACATTCGTTACACCTCCCGAAATCATATAAATCCTACCTTCACTTAAACCCAAATTGTCAAAATTACTAACCACTATACTAACCAATCTCGGAACTGTCTGTCCATTCGTAAGGTTCGTTATCGCAACATAAGGTCTGTTAGTATCATAATAAAAACCAAATGTATAACTAGTATTACTATTCGAAGTAGTTGTCAGAAGAACTTTTAGAAGATTATACTTATAATTCGTACCAGCTTCCTCTAAATTGAGTGTAGTAGGATTAAGATACCAATAGGTATCATCAAAGTAACTAACATTATTCGTAAATGAGCCAAAAGAATTGCTAACTATCAACACAACATTACTAACATTACCATATATTTCTCTAACAGGAATGTTTATACTACCATGAAATCCCAACACATTAGTATTAGTGGCATAAAAACTATTATTCAAAGAAATATAAAAATTACCATAAGGTGATGAATAAAATCTAACAACTCTACTAGCATTATTACCAGAACCATCCGAAGCAAAAATTCTTAAAATGTATGAACCAAGAGTGTTAGTATTAACATACAACCTATGATTAAACCTATACTCATTACCACTTACACTTATGTTAGTTCTAAAAAATACATGAGAAGGATATGCATGATCTACCACTTCTATCACAACATCTCTCAACCCACTCTCTCTACCTCCCTCGTATTGTTCATTAACTTGAATACTTATATCAGCATAGAGATAGTAACGACTATTATCAGCAGGAGAAAAAACAACTATAACAGGCGGTTTGGTATCCTTCAGAACTATCTGCTGATTACAAGAAACTATCGTAAATACCAAAAATAAGGAAACTATTACACTCCAAAACCTAAAAGGTCTCATAATAAATATTATAATCAATTTTCTCCAAATCTTTAAAAAACTGACCTAAAGTTTGTGTATTTGACAAGAATGAATACTTTTTATGAAAATAGAGTTAATATCAGAGGTATTGAATTATGCAAGAAACTAGTTTAAGAGATGAAATTCTAAAGAATGTTGTTGGTGTAATTGAGGAAATCAACGGACCACTTGCGATTGTCAAAGATGTTAGAAACCTCAAGATGATGGAGGTTGTCAAAGTCTCAAAACATCTCCTTATAGGAGAGGTAATCTCTCTGAATGGTGAAAAAGCGATAGTTCAGATATACGAAAACACATCCGGCGTCAGACCGGGAGATTATGTGTATGGAACAGGTGAGCCACTATCCGTTGAACTCGGACCGGGACTACTGTCCAAAATATACGATGGTATCCAAAGACCACTTGATGAGATATACGAATATGGTATTTTCATACCTAGAGGTATTGACTTACCTTCACTAAACAGAGGGAGAAAATGGAGTTTTAAACCTTTAGTTAAGGAAGGAGATATTCTTCACGGTGGAGCAATAATAGGTGAAGTTCCAGAAACTTCAAGGATAACACACAGAATACTCGTTCCACCTGACAAAGCAGGTAAAGTTGTATTCATCGCAAGTGAAGGAGAATATAAAGTTGATGATGTTATTTGCGTTCTAGAAGACCCAGTTAGAGGAAGACAAGAGTTAAAAATGTATCACAAGTGGCCCGTTAAGATACCAAGACCAATTAACAACAAATACATTCCATCCGAAGCGATGTTTACAGGACAACGAGTAATTGATTTCCTATTTCCTATCTCTAGAGGGGGAACAGCGTCAATACCAGGAGGATTTGGAACCGGTAAAACCGTCACTCAACACCAACTTGCTAGATGGTCAGACGCTGACATAATAGTTTATGTAGGTTGTGGAGAGAGAGGTAATGAGATAACAGAAGTCCTAGAAGACTTCCCGAAACTCGTTGACCCTAAAACAGGAAAACCTTTGATGGAAAGAACAGTTATAATAGCAAATACTTCAAATATGCCTGTAACCGCAAGAGAAGCATCAATATACACTGGAATAACTATAGGAGAATACTTTAGAGACATGGGATATAATGTCGCATTAATGGCAGACTCAACGAGTAGATGGGCTGAAGCGTTAAGAGAGTTATCTGGTAGGCTTGAAGAGATGCCTGCTGAGGAGAGTTTTCCTGCTTATCTTGGTTCAAGACTCGCCGCGTTTTATGAAAGAGCAGGATATGTTGAAACATTGAGTAAGCAAAAAGGCTCTCTAACTATCATCGGTGCGGTATCGCCAGCAGGAGGTGACTTCTCCGAACCTGTTACGCAAAACACTAAAAGGTTCACAAAATGCTTCTGGGCTTTGGACAAGTCATTAGCAAGTCAGAGACACTTCCCTTCAATAAACTGGATGTTGAGTTATAGTTTCTATGTTGATATGGTCTCGGAATGGTGGAGTAAAATAGACCCAGAATACAAAGAAGTAAGACAAAGAATCATGGACCTACTCATAAGAGAAGATAGACTACAGAAAATCGTTAAAATTATAGGACTTGACGCTCTACCGCAATCTGAAAGGCTCATCCTTGAAGTTTGTAGAGTGATAAGAATAGGATTCCTGCAACAAGTCGCTTACGACAAGGTAGACTCCTATTGCTCACCTCAAAAACAAATAAAAATGGCAAAACTAATACTTAAACTATATGACCTAACGCACGACCTCGTGGTAAATTATCGCGTCCCCGTCAGTGAGATACAAAACCTCAAATCTATATCAGAGATTATGAGAATAAAGATAGAAGTTCCTAACAACCAACTTGAAAAGATTGACGAGATTGAAAAACTACTAGTATCCGAAGTTGAAACAATCAGAGAACGATACTCCTAAGAAAACATAACCTAACCTATGAGAAGACTCTGGGGAGTTTTGATAATAATCATCCTATCAATCATCCAAACACTACCCCAACTAAAAATATACGGCTTTTCTCCAGATTTACTCATGATATTGATCATCTACTACTCATTCAAGGTCGGAACAACAAAAGGAATAATATTCTCAGCTATAATCGGCGCACTCGTTGATATACTTTCAGGTTCAATAATAGGAACCCATGTCATAGCCTTTTCCACGATAGCACTATCCATTGAAATTTTTAAGACAATCTTCATATTTGAAATGCCACTTACGGTTCCAATAGTATCCTTCATATCAACTATCACTAAATATCTCATACTCTTCCTCTTGAGTGTGATATTCGGAAGCATATCTCTAGGTGAATGGTATATCGCTATGTTTATTGAAGGAGCATTGAACTTCATTTTTGCTTTCCCTATGGTGTGGGTATCAAAAAAAATCGTCTCATTGCTACACAGAGAGTATTCAATGGTTGTATAAACTCAACCTCTTCTACCTAACTCCCAACCTACTATCATCACAAGAGAACCTATAAGAACTATAATTGCTCCTACTACATCAAATATGTTAACAACTCCTCTATCAATCACAACAAGCCATACCATAGCAGTTATGATATATATTCCACCATACGCAGCGTATATTCTACCACTTTCAACGGGGTGTAGTGAAAGAAGATATACAAACATCCCAAGACTTATAGCACCCGGTATAAGTAGAAGAATTGACCCATTCTTCTTTAACCACAAGTAAGGTAGATAACATCCAACTATCTCCGCTACTGCGGTTATGAAAAATAGTATTGTCGTTTTTACAACGAAAAGCACCCTTTCTTCCATCCTAATACCTTTTTGAAAGACACCATATTTATCGGTTAAATTTTACTTATGCTTATAGTAGTTAAAATTGGAACAAAGATTGTCTTGAATGAAGATATCATTGACAGAATCGTAGTAGAAATCTCCAAACTAGTTTCAGAAGGGAACAGAGTTGTAGTTGTATCAAGTGGTGCAATAGGTCTAGGAAGAAGAAAGTTAGGTATTAACGATAACCTAACACTCTCAAAGAAGCAAGCACTCTCAAGTGTAGGACAAGTTGAACTTATGAAGTTATACCAAAATCTCTTTTCAAAGCAGGGCTTAAATGTCGCTCAAATACTACTGACATACAGCGAACTAACCTCCCGCAAAAGCCTTCTCAACCTTATAAACACAATCAACGAACTCTTCAAGATGAATATCATACCAGTAATCAACGAAAACGACGCAGTAGCAGTAGAGGAAATAAAGTTTGGAAATAACGACATCCTAGCATCACTAGTCGCAACAACTCTACAAGCCGATAAACTAGTCATTCTGACTGATGTTGATGGACTATTCAAAGATTTTGGATCTCCAAA
This sequence is a window from Spirochaetota bacterium. Protein-coding genes within it:
- a CDS encoding V-type ATP synthase subunit A, with product MQETSLRDEILKNVVGVIEEINGPLAIVKDVRNLKMMEVVKVSKHLLIGEVISLNGEKAIVQIYENTSGVRPGDYVYGTGEPLSVELGPGLLSKIYDGIQRPLDEIYEYGIFIPRGIDLPSLNRGRKWSFKPLVKEGDILHGGAIIGEVPETSRITHRILVPPDKAGKVVFIASEGEYKVDDVICVLEDPVRGRQELKMYHKWPVKIPRPINNKYIPSEAMFTGQRVIDFLFPISRGGTASIPGGFGTGKTVTQHQLARWSDADIIVYVGCGERGNEITEVLEDFPKLVDPKTGKPLMERTVIIANTSNMPVTAREASIYTGITIGEYFRDMGYNVALMADSTSRWAEALRELSGRLEEMPAEESFPAYLGSRLAAFYERAGYVETLSKQKGSLTIIGAVSPAGGDFSEPVTQNTKRFTKCFWALDKSLASQRHFPSINWMLSYSFYVDMVSEWWSKIDPEYKEVRQRIMDLLIREDRLQKIVKIIGLDALPQSERLILEVCRVIRIGFLQQVAYDKVDSYCSPQKQIKMAKLILKLYDLTHDLVVNYRVPVSEIQNLKSISEIMRIKIEVPNNQLEKIDEIEKLLVSEVETIRERYS
- the mreD gene encoding rod shape-determining protein MreD translates to MRRLWGVLIIIILSIIQTLPQLKIYGFSPDLLMILIIYYSFKVGTTKGIIFSAIIGALVDILSGSIIGTHVIAFSTIALSIEIFKTIFIFEMPLTVPIVSFISTITKYLILFLLSVIFGSISLGEWYIAMFIEGALNFIFAFPMVWVSKKIVSLLHREYSMVV
- a CDS encoding YnfA family protein, yielding MEERVLFVVKTTILFFITAVAEIVGCYLPYLWLKKNGSILLLIPGAISLGMFVYLLSLHPVESGRIYAAYGGIYIITAMVWLVVIDRGVVNIFDVVGAIIVLIGSLVMIVGWELGRRG